One window of the Mycobacterium sp. SVM_VP21 genome contains the following:
- a CDS encoding MmpS family protein: MLTLLKRVWVPLVVALVAVAGTLAVVNLRGVFGSGEIFRWDGSGSSVIESINEKRVVYEVFGPGDASGGISYLNEGTQPVQTSFTTLPWSYTMTTTSPAVIGNLVAQGDGDEIGCRITVNGDVKDEHFATGHHAQVFCLVKAA, translated from the coding sequence ATGTTGACCCTTCTCAAGCGGGTTTGGGTGCCGCTGGTCGTCGCGCTGGTGGCGGTCGCCGGGACCCTGGCGGTAGTCAACCTTCGCGGCGTTTTCGGTTCCGGCGAGATCTTCCGCTGGGATGGCAGCGGCTCGTCGGTGATCGAGTCGATCAATGAAAAGCGGGTCGTGTATGAGGTTTTCGGGCCTGGTGACGCGAGCGGGGGAATCAGCTACCTGAATGAGGGGACGCAGCCGGTGCAGACATCGTTCACAACCCTGCCGTGGAGCTACACGATGACCACGACGAGTCCGGCGGTGATCGGCAATCTGGTGGCCCAGGGGGACGGCGATGAGATCGGTTGCCGCATCACGGTTAACGGCGACGTCAAAGATGAACACTTCGCCACCGGTCACCACGCCCAGGTCTTCTGTCTGGTGAAAGCCGCATGA
- a CDS encoding NAD(P)/FAD-dependent oxidoreductase, whose product MARTVILGAGIAGHTAALHLRRMLSRAHEVVVISPEPDWNWIPSNIWVGVGRMDVDQVLIPLKPVYSRKGIVFHQGLATAIRPEGTGEQSSPSVDFTYTDEEHRGETGNLTYDYLINATGPQLNFAATPGLGPDGHSWSVCTAAHAAATAQAFEQVVAKLKAGEKQRLVVGVGHGNCTCEGAAFEYTFNVERTLRNAGVRDLAEIYYLTNEYELGDFGVDGMQFVEKGFVQSSRMWTESLFRERGVKAITQAHVSKVMEGKLRYEQLDGNEHDLDFDFAMLLPPFKGVTLAAYDRDGADITSAMFAPSGFLKVDADYSGKPYEEWSAEDWPRTYESPAYPNIFAPGIAFAPPHPISKPRKSVRGTVITPAPPRTGMPSGMMAKAVAETIRDRITKSTQVPAHAASMAAVGAACVASAGTGFRQGSAAAMTMYPVVPDWKTYPQTGRDLAGTSGEIGLAGHWMKLLLHYLFIYKAKARPFWWLIPE is encoded by the coding sequence ATGGCACGAACCGTAATCCTCGGCGCGGGTATCGCCGGGCATACCGCCGCGCTGCACCTGCGCCGAATGCTTTCCCGCGCACATGAGGTCGTCGTGATCTCACCGGAGCCCGACTGGAACTGGATACCGTCGAACATCTGGGTCGGTGTCGGCCGGATGGACGTCGATCAGGTGCTGATTCCGCTCAAGCCCGTCTACAGCCGAAAGGGCATCGTCTTCCATCAGGGTCTTGCCACCGCGATCCGTCCCGAGGGTACGGGCGAGCAGTCGTCGCCGTCGGTGGACTTCACCTACACCGACGAGGAACACCGTGGTGAGACCGGAAATCTCACCTATGACTACCTCATCAACGCCACCGGACCGCAGCTGAACTTCGCCGCCACTCCCGGCCTCGGACCCGATGGGCACTCCTGGTCGGTGTGCACCGCTGCCCACGCCGCAGCAACGGCCCAGGCATTTGAACAAGTCGTCGCCAAGCTGAAGGCCGGCGAGAAGCAGCGCCTGGTCGTCGGCGTCGGCCACGGCAACTGCACCTGCGAGGGCGCGGCGTTCGAGTACACCTTCAACGTCGAGCGCACGCTGCGCAACGCCGGGGTGCGCGACCTCGCCGAGATCTACTACCTCACCAATGAATACGAATTGGGCGACTTCGGCGTCGACGGCATGCAGTTCGTCGAGAAGGGCTTCGTGCAGTCCAGCCGGATGTGGACCGAGTCCCTATTCCGTGAGCGCGGCGTCAAAGCCATCACCCAGGCTCATGTCAGCAAGGTGATGGAAGGCAAGCTGCGTTACGAGCAACTCGACGGCAACGAGCACGACCTGGACTTCGACTTCGCCATGCTCCTGCCACCGTTCAAGGGCGTGACCCTCGCCGCCTACGACAGGGACGGCGCGGATATCACGTCCGCCATGTTCGCGCCATCGGGATTTTTGAAGGTCGACGCCGACTACTCGGGCAAGCCCTACGAAGAATGGTCTGCCGAGGACTGGCCGCGCACCTACGAGTCGCCGGCCTACCCGAACATCTTCGCGCCCGGCATCGCGTTCGCGCCTCCACATCCGATCTCGAAGCCGCGCAAGAGTGTCAGGGGAACGGTCATCACCCCAGCCCCGCCGCGCACCGGCATGCCGTCGGGCATGATGGCCAAAGCGGTCGCCGAGACCATCCGCGACCGGATCACCAAGTCCACCCAAGTTCCTGCGCACGCGGCCTCGATGGCGGCCGTGGGTGCCGCGTGCGTCGCCTCGGCCGGCACCGGCTTCCGGCAAGGATCGGCCGCCGCGATGACGATGTACCCGGTCGTCCCGGATTGGAAGACGTATCCGCAGACCGGCCGCGATCTCGCCGGCACGTCCGGAGAGATCGGCCTGGCCGGGCACTGGATGAAACTGCTGCTGCACTACCTGTTCATCTACAAGGCCAAAGCCAGGCCGTTCTGGTGGCTGATCCCCGAATGA
- a CDS encoding TetR/AcrR family transcriptional regulator: MRQATFQRARSDEKKRQRAEALMEAARSVALETGVASVTLTAVASRAGVHYSAVRRYFSSHKEVLLRLAAESWERWSATVCAALSEPGPMSPARVATILTSGLVADPLFCDMLANLHLHLEHEVDVDRVIEVRRRSSTAGLAMADAIERALPGLGKERALDLLLASYSLAAPLWQIAHPPADLADAYSAESQVPPDWNLDFSTALTRLLTATCIGLLEPSV, translated from the coding sequence GTGCGCCAGGCGACCTTCCAACGCGCCCGCAGCGACGAGAAGAAACGTCAGCGGGCCGAAGCACTGATGGAGGCGGCGCGTTCGGTGGCGTTGGAGACCGGTGTCGCCTCGGTGACCCTGACGGCGGTCGCAAGCCGCGCCGGAGTGCACTACTCCGCGGTGCGGCGCTACTTCAGCTCGCACAAAGAGGTGCTGCTGCGCCTGGCCGCGGAAAGCTGGGAACGCTGGTCTGCCACCGTCTGCGCGGCGCTGAGCGAGCCCGGGCCGATGTCTCCGGCGCGGGTCGCGACGATCCTGACCAGCGGATTGGTCGCGGACCCCCTGTTCTGCGACATGCTGGCGAATCTGCACCTGCATCTGGAGCACGAGGTCGACGTCGACCGGGTGATCGAGGTTCGCCGCAGGAGCTCCACAGCGGGCTTGGCCATGGCCGATGCCATCGAGCGGGCTCTGCCCGGCCTCGGCAAGGAACGCGCGCTGGACCTGCTGCTGGCCTCGTACTCACTGGCGGCGCCGTTGTGGCAGATCGCCCATCCGCCGGCCGACCTTGCCGACGCCTACTCCGCGGAGTCCCAGGTTCCGCCTGATTGGAATCTGGACTTCAGCACTGCGCTGACCCGGCTGCTCACCGCCACCTGCATCGGCCTGTTGGAGCCGTCAGTCTGA
- a CDS encoding MmpS family protein, with translation MLSRVWIPLVILAVVGVAGFTVTRIHGMFGSEKRPSYSDGKVDETKPFNPKRMTYEIFGPPGTVADISYFDVDSEPQRVADAVLPWQLEIVTTLPAVVGSIMAQGNSDSIGCRIIVDDEVKAERVSNEVNAYTFCLLKAA, from the coding sequence GTGCTGAGCCGGGTGTGGATACCCCTGGTGATACTGGCCGTGGTCGGCGTTGCCGGCTTCACGGTAACGCGTATCCACGGCATGTTCGGATCCGAGAAACGCCCGTCGTACTCCGATGGCAAGGTCGACGAAACCAAGCCTTTCAACCCCAAGCGGATGACCTATGAGATCTTCGGTCCGCCCGGGACCGTCGCGGACATCAGCTATTTCGACGTCGACTCAGAACCACAACGGGTCGCCGACGCCGTGCTGCCGTGGCAATTGGAGATCGTCACCACCCTGCCGGCGGTAGTGGGAAGCATTATGGCCCAAGGCAACAGCGACAGCATCGGCTGCCGAATCATCGTCGATGACGAAGTCAAGGCGGAACGCGTCTCCAACGAGGTGAACGCCTACACGTTCTGTCTGTTGAAGGCCGCATGA
- a CDS encoding DUF5078 domain-containing protein has product MDSMRTHRSILRGIVVTAAAAGAAVAAVLLPATASADATDDFPIPRRVIRTDCSAEQMLAASRDLSPIYYERYMIDMHNKPVQVQQAAIDKMHWFFSLNPDQRRAYSEELATNFADPLTVSWPNHAKIFFNNKGVVAKSTEACSQYPRDDMSVWDWAPKP; this is encoded by the coding sequence GTGGACTCCATGCGTACGCACCGCTCGATTCTGCGGGGCATCGTCGTGACCGCTGCTGCCGCGGGCGCAGCCGTGGCCGCGGTGCTGTTGCCCGCCACCGCCTCCGCCGACGCGACCGACGACTTCCCGATCCCGCGTCGCGTGATTCGCACCGACTGCAGTGCCGAGCAGATGCTGGCCGCCAGCCGCGACCTGTCGCCGATCTACTACGAGCGCTACATGATCGACATGCACAACAAGCCGGTCCAGGTGCAGCAGGCCGCCATCGACAAGATGCACTGGTTCTTCTCGCTGAACCCCGATCAGCGCCGGGCCTACTCCGAGGAACTGGCGACCAATTTCGCCGACCCGCTGACGGTGTCGTGGCCCAACCACGCCAAGATCTTCTTCAACAACAAGGGCGTCGTCGCCAAGTCGACCGAGGCCTGCAGTCAGTACCCGCGCGACGACATGTCGGTGTGGGACTGGGCCCCCAAGCCGTAA
- a CDS encoding DUF4226 domain-containing protein, with protein sequence MAENLGGSARLDAGEAKLEPPRQRGAFADAARAREEELANRLATSVAADKELQTILQQAVRNAVSSRQRLDAIEAEIRESAATWPGLDTPTGSRQFQRFLTAKTREIYRVVSDAAADSRHRAQLAQTLTNHYKLGSGEDGQDPHIRLVDSTIPANGQQPRDPTIAGVGSPPMPEKQHGSPYDLGATIPGTGIVITGDPESGHPRLHTPGKPDIDNPFPVDEGFRALPTGTAIGPDGQQYAFYSVRPYGLGTSPENYIAPESRVQNLADPATDLGPLLGTPLGSDTKVGISQASGVYDPASRTMMIVGNVGQDGQRALWQSAPVAAGDPPNAWMNSLHEVGTFNNLGPADRENQIVSLPQGGYLLASASDDGQAVGVTAGSPQGLLQAPSQDLTGPGFIPSPGNEPAVPYGPSIVNIETLPNGQEQVTMRLSTWPRPEGWPTGPDAPPPPYRPRTYTTTFNVNP encoded by the coding sequence ATGGCCGAGAACCTCGGCGGTTCAGCGAGGCTCGACGCAGGAGAGGCGAAGCTGGAACCGCCGCGTCAACGCGGTGCCTTCGCGGATGCGGCGCGCGCGCGTGAAGAGGAGCTCGCAAACCGGCTGGCCACATCGGTAGCAGCCGACAAAGAACTCCAGACGATCCTGCAGCAGGCCGTACGCAATGCCGTGAGTTCACGGCAACGCCTTGACGCCATCGAGGCCGAGATCCGCGAATCGGCCGCCACCTGGCCAGGACTGGACACCCCCACCGGTTCCCGCCAGTTCCAGCGATTCCTCACCGCCAAGACCCGCGAAATCTACCGGGTGGTCTCCGATGCCGCCGCCGACAGCCGGCACCGGGCGCAGCTGGCGCAGACCCTGACCAACCACTACAAGCTGGGCAGCGGTGAGGACGGCCAGGACCCGCACATCCGACTGGTGGACAGCACGATTCCTGCTAACGGCCAGCAGCCCCGCGATCCCACCATCGCCGGCGTGGGCAGCCCACCGATGCCGGAGAAGCAGCACGGTTCGCCGTATGACCTGGGCGCGACGATCCCGGGCACCGGCATCGTCATCACCGGCGACCCGGAGAGCGGCCACCCCCGTCTGCACACCCCCGGCAAGCCCGACATCGATAATCCGTTCCCCGTCGACGAGGGTTTCCGGGCACTGCCGACCGGCACCGCGATCGGCCCCGACGGCCAGCAATACGCCTTCTACAGTGTGCGGCCCTACGGGCTCGGCACCTCACCGGAGAACTACATCGCGCCGGAATCGCGGGTCCAGAATCTGGCCGATCCGGCAACGGATTTGGGGCCGCTGCTGGGCACTCCGCTCGGCTCGGACACCAAGGTGGGCATCTCCCAGGCCAGCGGCGTCTACGACCCGGCATCCAGAACCATGATGATCGTCGGCAACGTCGGCCAGGACGGCCAGCGCGCCCTGTGGCAGTCGGCCCCGGTCGCCGCCGGTGACCCGCCGAATGCCTGGATGAACAGCCTGCACGAGGTCGGCACCTTCAACAATCTGGGTCCAGCCGATCGGGAGAATCAGATTGTGTCGCTGCCCCAGGGCGGGTATCTGTTGGCCAGCGCCAGCGACGACGGCCAGGCCGTGGGGGTCACCGCCGGCAGCCCGCAGGGACTGCTGCAGGCTCCCTCGCAGGATCTCACCGGCCCCGGATTCATCCCGAGCCCTGGTAATGAGCCGGCCGTCCCGTACGGGCCGAGCATTGTCAACATCGAGACGCTTCCCAACGGGCAAGAGCAGGTCACGATGCGGCTCAGCACGTGGCCGAGACCCGAGGGCTGGCCGACCGGGCCAGATGCCCCGCCGCCGCCCTATCGCCCACGCACCTACACCACCACGTTCAACGTCAACCCGTAG